The following are encoded together in the Rhineura floridana isolate rRhiFlo1 chromosome 21, rRhiFlo1.hap2, whole genome shotgun sequence genome:
- the TBL2 gene encoding transducin beta-like protein 2 has product FKRIQRTFNSALANRVAAGGACAPGAPPPQNGLRESAHATGVAVSLAGVLQKSPRALPGSAPSAEVAEGGGGGKMEAAAPASAGLVGLSLVLGGLVLGLLLLLLRRRRAEAQPSREEAGPEPSDDQDVNSEAGSKTSVLKKQKPQQRIRREKPQQHTFTHPLLASALKGHSGSVTCLDFSSNGKYLASCSDDRTVRIWSTKDFLDREHRCMRANVDLDHATLVRFYPDSRAFIAWLANGDTLRLFKMTKKDDGSFTYVALPEDFPKQHKAPIINIGVADTGKYIMTASSDTTILIWDTKAEVLASINTNQMNNTFAAVSPCGRFVASCGFTPDVKVWEVCFSKSGDFREVTRAFELKGHTAGVYSFSFSNDSRRMATVSKDGTWKLWDTDVEYKKQQDPYLLLTGRCKVTEPCRLALSPDARALAISSSTNIIVYNTQRGEEEERFEGVHGEHITDLAFDVSSRFLASCGDRAIRIFHNTTGYRAVVEEMKALLKKATNESTRQRLQQQVASAQSALDAIYGKIN; this is encoded by the exons tttaaaaggatacaAAGGACATTCAACAGCGCTTTGGCCAATCGTGTGGCGGCTGGGGGCGCATGCGCCCCTGGCGCGCCACCTCCTCAGAATGGCTTACGCGAGAGCGCGCACGCTACAGGCGTCGCCGTCTCATTGGCTGGCGTCCTCCAGAAGTCGCCTCGCGCGCTGCCGGGCTCGGCCCCGAGCGCTGAGGTGGCtgaaggcggcggcggcgggaagATGGAGGCGGCCGCGCCGGCCTCGGCGGGGCTTGTGGGGCTGTCGCTGGTCCTCGGCGGCCTCGTCCTCGGGCTGCTCCTTCTCCTTCTGAGGCGGCGGAGGGCGGAGGCGCAGCCCAGCCGGGAAGAAGCGGGACCCGAACCGAGCGACG ATCAGGACGTGAACAGTGAAGCAGGCAGCAAAACTTCAGTCCTGAAGAAGCAGAAGCCGCAGCAGCGGATCCGCAGAGAGAAGCCCCAGCAGCACACCTTCACCCACCCGCTCCTGGCTTCGGCACTGAAG GGCCACAGCGGAAGCGTCACCTGCCTGGACTTCAGCAGCAACGGGAAGTACCTGGCTTCCTGCTCCGATGATCGCACAGTGCGCATCTGGAGCACCAAGGACTTCCTGGATCGGGAGCACCGCTGCATGCGGGCCAACGTAGACCTGGACCATGCCACCCTGGTTCGCTTCTACCCGGACTCCAG AGCCTTTATTGCGTGGCTGGCAAACGGAGACACCCTCAGGCTGTTTAAAATGACAAAGAAAGATGACGGTAGCTTCACCTATGTTGCCCTTCCAGAAGACTTCCCGAAGCAGCACAAGGCCCCCATCATCAACATTGGAGTTGCAGACACAG GGAAGTACATTATGACCGCCTCCAGCGACACCACCATCCTTATCTGGGATACGAAGGCGGAAGTCCTCGCCAGCATCAACACCAACCAGATGAACAACACGTTTGCGGCTGTGTCGCCATGTGGGAG gTTTGTTGCCTCGTGCGGCTTCACTCCCGACGTGAAGGTGTGGGAGGTGTGTTTCAGCAAAAGCGGAGACttccgagaggtgaccagggcctTTGAGCTGAAGGGCCACACAGCCGGCGTCTATTCCTTCTCTTTTTCCAACGACTCCAGGCG gATGGCAACGGTTTCCAAGGATGGCACGTGGAAGCTGTGGGACACGGATGTTGAGTACAAGAAGCAGCAGGACCCTTACCTGCTCCTGACGGGGAGGTGTAAGGTGACGGAGCCCTGCCGTCTCGCTCTCTCCCCGGATGCCCGGGCCCTGGCCATCTCCAGCAGCACTAACATCATTGTTTACAACACCCAGCGCGGGGAAGAGGAGGAGCGCTTTGAGGGTGTCCATGGGGAGCACATCACAGACTTGGCCTTTGATGTGAGCAGCCGCTTCCTGGCTTCCTGTGGGGACCGGGCCATCCGCATCTTCCACAACACGACTGGCTACCGGGCGGTGGTGGAGGAAATGAAGGCCCTGCTGAAGAAGGCCACCAACGAGTCAACCAGGCAGAGACTGCAGCAGCAGGTCGCAAGTGCCCAAAGCGCTCTGGATGCCATCTATGGCAAGATCAACTGA
- the BCL7B gene encoding B-cell CLL/lymphoma 7 protein family member B: MSGRSVRAETRSRAKDDIKKVMAAIERVRKWEKKWVTVGDTSLRIFKWVPVADSKEKEKSKSSDTAAAREPNGFPAEGAANSSLLLEFQDENSNQSSLSDPYQLKADSSPASSPSPQQSESMSPSHASDFRTDDSQPPTLGQEPLEEPALPPSEVADEPPTLTKEEPVPLEAQVTGGEEDSGAPPLKRFCTDQNAPSHAASES, encoded by the exons ATGTCGGGCCGCTCGGTGCGGGCCGAGACCCGCAGCCGGGCCAAGGATGACATCAAGAAAGTCATGGCGGCCATCGAGCGCGTCCGCAAAtg GGAGAAGAAATGGGTGACGGTGGGAGACACGTCTCTGCGGATATTCAAGTGGGTTCCTGTGGCCGACAGCAAAGAG AAAGAGAAGTCCAAATCCAGCGACACGGCGGCTGCCCGGGAGCCAAACGGCTTTCCAGCCGAAGGCGCAGCCAACTCGTCACTCCTCCTGGAATTCCAGG ACGAAAACAGCAACCAGAGCTCCCTCTCGGACCCTTACCAGCTGAAGGCAGACAGCAGCCCCGCTTCCAGCCCCAGCCCCCAGCAGAGCGagtccatgagccccagccacgCATCCGACTTCCGCACCGACGACTCGCAGCCGCCCACGCTGGGGCAGGAGCCCCTGGAAG agcctgccctccctccctctgaagTAGCCGACGAGCCTCCGACTCTCACAAAGGAAGAGCCGGTtccgcttgaggctcag GTCACTGGCGGGGAGGAGGACTCTGGCGCGCCTCCGCTCAAGAGGTTTTGCACGGATCAGAACGCCCCAAGCCACGCGGCCTCCGAGAGCTAG